From one Bacillus sp. FJAT-42376 genomic stretch:
- a CDS encoding glycoside hydrolase family 38 C-terminal domain-containing protein: MKSVKEVHVLNHTHWDREWYESFEEFRYKLRNGMRYVDELLSSGRIESFFLDGQTIVLDDYQEIVSKEEYARLISWIEEGKIEAGPWYLLADEFLVSGESMLKNLEIGIKKAKELGSSWNIGYLPDTFGHASQMPQIFKGYGIDTAIVWRGAVSDRFENMWEAPDGSEVFTFVLPLFDGYYQTFLKHEDFTDKAKAYLDKNEPFLTYGKALFMNGADHTFTANDLHKRMDRLNEAFPDIHFKQSLMSEYAKAFKGEKPVRKILGEQRDASKIFILPGVYSTRSYLKKHNQMCEDAAVGMMEALNAWTNGRTNSEHFMDYVWKLILQNQPHDSICGCSIDEVHEEMETRTKKVLGAIRQYAKDTLNEEYPFDYLDEKTEKPYLYVVNNTPIKDVYRVRTEIRIPAALDLGAIKLYHHDAEIPFDVIRREVKEEFLRHILAEPHYAQYAVYHVEFMLPFAGVETKRIRIETDTSETAVLEHSESDWIENEFYTVQWNQSGLIITDRETGAVYENQHVFVSSMDAGDTYNYSPPLHDCQSRSILTAVTDIKKGKTSQSAILHYEMELPAALNENRTGPNGETVINKMTTAITLYHKKRLIAFHTTILNQAKDQKLRIGFASGKTDKSFADTAFDLIERKTLREKIWDAPANKEAVMNQYPTYSTVIANEHQLVQRGLQEYEIDQVDGEDYAFLTAIRSVGWLSRRDLRTRGNGAGPGFETPGAQCSGEHEFEYGLTLGKQHQSLNEARWLRHPVLTQQSGSLKDETVLFKQTSPDIVFSSFIQKEKNSFDIRCFNPASETRMTELHFGFDPAAVFEIDFSGEVLMAYEASPVTAVAFKPKQIKTFRIKRREQQSED, from the coding sequence ATGAAATCAGTAAAGGAAGTTCATGTCTTAAACCATACTCACTGGGACCGAGAATGGTATGAATCGTTTGAAGAGTTCCGTTATAAATTGCGGAATGGCATGCGTTACGTTGACGAACTGCTTTCATCCGGACGCATCGAATCCTTTTTTCTGGATGGCCAGACCATCGTCCTGGATGATTATCAAGAGATTGTCAGTAAAGAGGAGTATGCCCGGCTGATCTCATGGATTGAAGAAGGAAAAATAGAAGCAGGCCCATGGTATCTCCTTGCGGACGAATTTTTAGTATCGGGTGAATCCATGCTGAAAAATCTGGAGATTGGCATCAAAAAAGCAAAGGAACTCGGCTCATCGTGGAACATTGGGTATTTGCCTGATACGTTCGGCCATGCAAGCCAGATGCCGCAAATCTTTAAAGGATACGGGATTGATACGGCCATAGTCTGGCGCGGCGCTGTTTCGGACCGATTTGAAAATATGTGGGAGGCTCCGGACGGGAGCGAAGTGTTTACATTTGTCCTTCCGTTATTTGACGGCTATTATCAAACCTTTTTAAAGCACGAGGATTTTACGGATAAAGCAAAGGCTTATCTTGATAAAAATGAACCGTTTTTAACCTATGGAAAAGCATTGTTTATGAACGGCGCGGATCATACGTTCACCGCAAACGATTTACATAAAAGAATGGATAGATTAAATGAGGCATTTCCGGACATTCATTTTAAACAGTCCCTTATGTCTGAATATGCAAAGGCGTTTAAGGGAGAGAAGCCGGTACGGAAAATACTGGGGGAACAGCGTGATGCCTCTAAAATATTTATTCTGCCGGGAGTTTACTCCACTCGTTCTTACCTGAAGAAACACAATCAAATGTGCGAGGATGCTGCGGTAGGAATGATGGAAGCGTTGAATGCATGGACAAACGGACGTACAAATTCAGAGCATTTTATGGATTACGTATGGAAGCTTATCCTGCAAAATCAGCCGCATGACAGCATTTGCGGCTGCAGCATTGATGAGGTCCACGAAGAAATGGAGACAAGGACGAAAAAAGTGCTGGGCGCAATCCGCCAATATGCGAAGGATACATTGAATGAGGAATATCCGTTTGACTATTTGGATGAGAAGACCGAAAAGCCATATCTGTATGTTGTAAACAATACCCCGATAAAGGATGTTTACCGGGTAAGAACGGAAATACGGATTCCGGCTGCCCTTGATTTGGGAGCAATTAAGCTTTATCACCACGATGCTGAAATCCCTTTCGATGTCATTAGAAGAGAAGTGAAAGAGGAATTCCTGCGGCACATCCTTGCAGAGCCGCATTACGCACAGTATGCGGTATATCATGTCGAATTCATGCTTCCATTTGCAGGAGTGGAAACGAAACGAATCAGGATTGAGACGGACACCTCAGAAACGGCCGTTTTAGAACATTCAGAGTCAGACTGGATAGAAAATGAATTCTATACCGTTCAATGGAATCAGAGCGGCTTGATCATTACGGATCGCGAAACCGGGGCTGTGTATGAAAATCAGCATGTATTCGTTTCATCAATGGACGCCGGGGATACATACAATTACTCTCCCCCGCTCCATGATTGCCAGAGCCGGTCTATATTGACAGCCGTAACCGATATAAAGAAGGGGAAGACGTCACAGTCCGCCATCCTCCATTATGAAATGGAACTTCCGGCTGCTCTAAACGAAAACAGGACGGGGCCAAATGGAGAAACAGTCATCAATAAGATGACCACCGCTATAACGCTTTATCATAAAAAACGGCTGATTGCCTTTCACACAACCATCCTCAATCAGGCGAAGGATCAAAAGCTCCGAATCGGGTTCGCTTCAGGGAAGACGGATAAGAGCTTTGCAGATACGGCATTTGATCTGATTGAACGAAAAACACTCCGTGAGAAGATTTGGGATGCTCCTGCAAATAAGGAAGCGGTCATGAATCAGTATCCAACCTACTCAACTGTCATCGCAAACGAACATCAGCTTGTTCAGCGCGGACTTCAGGAGTACGAAATTGATCAGGTCGATGGAGAGGATTATGCATTTCTTACCGCAATCCGAAGTGTAGGATGGCTTTCAAGACGGGATCTTCGGACAAGGGGGAACGGGGCTGGACCAGGCTTTGAAACTCCGGGAGCCCAATGTTCAGGAGAGCATGAATTTGAGTACGGGCTGACGCTTGGAAAACAGCATCAGTCGTTGAACGAAGCAAGATGGCTGCGCCACCCCGTTCTGACTCAGCAATCGGGTTCGCTGAAGGATGAAACGGTATTGTTTAAGCAAACATCGCCCGATATCGTGTTTTCATCCTTTATTCAAAAGGAAAAGAATTCTTTTGATATCAGGTGCTTTAACCCGGCATCGGAAACAAGAATGACGGAGCTGCACTTCGGATTTGATCCTGCCGCGGTTTTTGAAATTGATTTTTCCGGTGAAGTGCTGATGGCATATGAAGCGTCACCTGTAACGGCCGTTGCTTTTAAACCTAAACAAATAAAAACATTTCGTATAAAAAGAAGAGAGCAGCAAAGTGAAGACTGA
- a CDS encoding ROK family protein, translated as MRKFIAFDIGGTLIKYSVLLEDGTFAAKYETETEAHLGGAAIVEKVKTYGKKLADEHDISGICISTAGQVDSREGSILYASSLIPEYTGIPLKKELEDYFRLPVEVENDVNCAGLAESWIGTGKDAKSIFCLTIGTGIGGSYILDNKLHTGHSFSGGEIGYIPIEGSQLQELASTRILIQNVAKLKGIREQDIDGKEIFALAQAGDEVCVKQINRLVYYLSKGIATIAYMMNPEMIIIGGGITAQKDYLYPLIMEQLGKDLIPAILDKTQIEIARNLNDAGMIGALRHFLLQESLKPLKSMTAMIESNMHKLTKREQMIANFVILNLEAVPNKTISEMSRQINVSEATITRFCQKLEFGSYNKLRLMAKEATVSTRLYEQAKPSSLTEVKHTYMSMLKKCDSLYDLTDIQKFSSQLLSAKQIFLYGAGEMSVVASQLKFKLMKLGMAADTFSSHYEREMSSYALTPETVVIGLSASGYASDIVSIMDTARSRGAVTIGITSQQDSPLSRASDIRMLIPAAEEIEGNSSSLSEVSAYYLLDVVFKGMQDLQIKQLSRKV; from the coding sequence ATGAGGAAATTTATAGCATTTGATATTGGCGGAACGTTAATCAAATACAGCGTCCTGCTGGAAGACGGAACATTCGCGGCGAAATATGAAACGGAAACAGAAGCCCACCTAGGTGGAGCGGCAATCGTTGAGAAAGTAAAAACGTATGGAAAGAAACTAGCCGATGAGCACGATATAAGCGGAATTTGCATTAGTACAGCGGGGCAAGTGGATTCCAGGGAAGGAAGTATTTTATATGCATCCTCGCTCATTCCCGAATACACGGGCATTCCTCTGAAAAAAGAATTGGAGGATTATTTCAGGCTTCCGGTTGAAGTGGAAAACGATGTAAATTGTGCGGGCCTGGCAGAATCCTGGATTGGCACCGGAAAAGATGCGAAAAGCATCTTTTGCTTAACGATTGGAACTGGAATCGGCGGGAGTTATATTTTGGATAACAAGCTTCATACGGGACACAGCTTCAGCGGAGGAGAAATCGGCTACATTCCGATTGAAGGAAGCCAGCTGCAGGAACTTGCTTCCACGCGTATTCTGATTCAAAACGTTGCAAAACTGAAAGGAATCAGGGAACAGGACATTGACGGAAAAGAAATTTTTGCACTTGCACAAGCAGGAGACGAAGTTTGCGTAAAACAGATTAACCGTCTTGTCTATTATCTATCGAAAGGCATAGCGACGATTGCTTATATGATGAATCCGGAAATGATTATCATCGGCGGCGGAATAACGGCCCAAAAGGATTATCTGTATCCGCTTATCATGGAGCAGCTCGGAAAAGACCTGATTCCGGCCATTTTGGACAAAACACAGATAGAAATTGCCAGAAATTTAAATGATGCGGGAATGATTGGCGCACTCCGGCATTTTCTCCTGCAGGAATCGCTTAAGCCCCTTAAAAGCATGACAGCGATGATTGAATCTAATATGCATAAGCTTACAAAACGGGAGCAGATGATTGCAAACTTTGTCATTCTTAATCTCGAAGCGGTTCCAAACAAAACCATTTCAGAAATGTCGCGGCAGATCAATGTTTCAGAAGCAACCATTACGAGATTTTGCCAGAAACTTGAGTTCGGCTCTTATAACAAGCTCCGGCTCATGGCGAAAGAGGCAACGGTCAGTACGAGGCTGTATGAACAAGCGAAGCCGTCGAGTCTGACAGAGGTAAAGCATACGTATATGAGTATGCTGAAAAAATGTGACAGCCTATACGATCTGACGGATATTCAAAAATTCTCAAGCCAGCTTCTTTCGGCAAAACAAATTTTTCTCTATGGAGCGGGAGAAATGTCAGTCGTTGCCAGTCAGCTCAAATTCAAACTAATGAAGCTCGGTATGGCAGCTGATACTTTTTCAAGCCATTACGAAAGAGAAATGTCCTCCTATGCCTTGACACCTGAAACGGTGGTAATCGGCCTCAGCGCATCCGGCTATGCTTCTGATATTGTCAGCATCATGGATACGGCAAGAAGCAGGGGAGCAGTAACAATTGGAATCACAAGTCAGCAGGATTCTCCATTATCAAGAGCTTCAGATATACGGATGCTGATACCTGCTGCAGAAGAAATAGAAGGAAACAGCAGCTCACTTAGCGAAGTTTCCGCCTATTATCTGCTTGATGTTGTATTCAAAGGCATGCAGGATCTTCAAATTAAACAGCTTAGCCGAAAGGTGTAG
- a CDS encoding ROK family protein → MAIGAIEAGGTKFVCGVGTVNGDITEHCQIPTGDPEETLEQVIAFFSDFQLEALGVGTFGPADLDETSASYGSITTTPKLKWMNFPLYSRLKQELGVQIAFDTDVNAAALGELTWGAAQGLDSCMYMTVGTGIGVGAVVKGELLHGMSHPEMGHILVRRHPDDSFRGSCPYHGDCLEGLAAGPALEKRWGSKGDELANRAEVWEIEADYIAQALVNYALILNSKRLILGGGVMRQRQLFPLIRKKFGEYMNGYIQNPYVDNLDTYIVPPALKDFSGLKGALALAGRTLAASSLHP, encoded by the coding sequence TTGGCGATAGGAGCTATCGAAGCAGGCGGAACGAAATTTGTATGCGGAGTCGGAACGGTCAATGGCGATATTACCGAACATTGTCAAATCCCAACGGGGGATCCGGAAGAAACTTTGGAACAGGTCATAGCATTCTTTTCCGATTTTCAATTAGAGGCACTTGGAGTCGGTACTTTTGGGCCGGCTGACCTTGATGAAACGAGTGCTTCCTATGGCAGCATTACAACGACTCCAAAGCTTAAATGGATGAACTTTCCTTTGTATAGCCGTCTTAAGCAGGAATTGGGTGTACAGATAGCGTTTGACACAGATGTGAACGCTGCTGCACTAGGAGAACTCACCTGGGGAGCTGCACAGGGGCTGGACAGCTGCATGTATATGACGGTCGGAACGGGAATCGGAGTGGGGGCTGTCGTAAAAGGAGAGCTGCTTCACGGAATGAGCCATCCGGAAATGGGGCACATTCTCGTGCGCCGTCACCCGGATGATTCTTTCCGCGGCAGCTGCCCATATCACGGCGATTGTCTGGAAGGACTTGCCGCAGGGCCTGCTCTTGAGAAAAGATGGGGGTCAAAGGGGGATGAACTTGCGAATCGCGCAGAGGTTTGGGAAATCGAAGCGGATTATATTGCCCAGGCACTCGTGAATTATGCGCTCATTCTCAATTCAAAGCGGCTGATCCTCGGAGGTGGAGTGATGAGGCAGAGGCAGCTCTTTCCGCTCATCCGCAAAAAATTCGGGGAATACATGAATGGCTACATTCAAAACCCATACGTCGACAATCTTGATACATATATCGTACCTCCGGCACTAAAAGACTTTTCAGGATTAAAGGGTGCCCTTGCATTGGCGGGCCGAACACTTGCCGCCTCATCCTTGCATCCATAA
- a CDS encoding acetylxylan esterase — MMNLFDMPLEELEGYKPPQTKKENFDSFWDRRIEESRSQPLNIGTSQQPYWVQGIEVHTVSFDGFQNSKIKGMYVKPVNERTDTPAAVLFHGYNWNTLQPSYAFKYAVQGIPVLMVHVRGQNIESPDHSLYSNGGPSGWMTQGILEPDQYYYSHAYMDAFRSIDAVKQISGKTRVFAEGGSQGGALAIAAAALQEDLLFSCADIPFLTHFKRSVQLASEGPYQEIYHYFKVHDPLHKTEKTVYETLSYVDCMNLASRVQCPVMVGIGLEDNVCPPSSGFALYNHLCGEKQVRVYPEFGHALSAIHEEEKLKFAASFIKGDS, encoded by the coding sequence ATGATGAACCTGTTTGATATGCCGCTTGAAGAGCTGGAGGGATACAAACCTCCGCAGACGAAAAAAGAGAATTTTGATTCGTTTTGGGACAGGAGAATCGAAGAAAGCCGATCCCAGCCTCTGAATATCGGGACGAGTCAGCAGCCGTATTGGGTGCAGGGAATTGAAGTGCATACCGTGAGTTTCGACGGTTTCCAAAACTCTAAGATTAAGGGGATGTATGTGAAGCCTGTCAATGAGAGAACGGATACACCGGCTGCCGTTCTTTTTCATGGCTACAACTGGAACACTCTTCAGCCAAGCTATGCTTTCAAATATGCAGTTCAGGGAATTCCGGTTCTTATGGTACACGTGAGGGGTCAGAACATAGAGTCCCCTGATCACAGCCTTTACAGCAATGGAGGGCCTTCCGGCTGGATGACACAAGGGATTCTGGAACCGGATCAATATTATTACAGCCATGCCTATATGGATGCCTTTCGGAGCATAGACGCCGTAAAGCAAATTTCAGGAAAAACACGGGTGTTTGCTGAAGGGGGAAGCCAGGGAGGCGCACTTGCGATTGCGGCAGCTGCCCTTCAGGAGGATTTGCTGTTTTCCTGTGCGGATATTCCATTCCTCACTCACTTCAAGCGGTCTGTTCAACTTGCTTCAGAAGGTCCATATCAGGAAATCTACCATTATTTTAAAGTACACGATCCGCTCCATAAAACAGAGAAAACCGTCTATGAAACGCTCAGCTATGTAGATTGCATGAATCTTGCAAGCCGAGTTCAATGTCCTGTAATGGTAGGGATTGGTTTGGAGGACAATGTATGTCCGCCGTCAAGCGGATTCGCCTTGTACAATCATCTGTGCGGCGAGAAGCAGGTTAGAGTGTATCCGGAATTCGGCCACGCTCTCTCTGCCATTCATGAAGAAGAAAAATTGAAGTTTGCCGCATCTTTCATTAAAGGAGATTCCTAG
- a CDS encoding DUF4127 family protein, with amino-acid sequence MNIVYIPIDERPCNIDYVERMARTSSKIELICPDRALLGRKKEAADVERLWCWLKESAKTADALIISIDMLVYGGLLPSRLHHLSEDTASRWTERLRSLRADYPKLPVYASNLIMRTPKYSSSDEEPDYYEHWGRELFLRAFLTDKQSREGLAEKEKAQLDDITARLPHLYIHDYEKRRSFNSQMNTHMLELVAEGVLTFLAIPQDDSAEYGYTAIDQKAVSEKREALRLHKKVHMYPGADEVGATLLARAYNDLKRQNPKIYPIWSSTLGPGLIPMYEDRPFAESMKAHIMAAGCSLADSADDADFILAYNTPGRIMQESWNQNQKDITYTSFRNMLMFSEQITEFVEEGKKVIVADSAYANGGDRELITLLDDARVLDRLLSYKGWNTNCNTLGTTICQGILAEAGQEKLIKENLIYHLLDDYFYQSEIRMEMTAAFSEESGLTYFDLKEEAERICLDRNERLRERFNALILSSFENMELVEIKTFAPWNRMFECGIELKTKIREESPC; translated from the coding sequence ATGAATATCGTATATATTCCGATTGATGAACGCCCATGCAATATCGATTATGTCGAAAGGATGGCACGAACATCCTCCAAGATCGAGTTAATCTGCCCGGACAGAGCCCTTTTAGGCAGGAAAAAAGAAGCTGCGGACGTGGAACGTTTATGGTGCTGGCTGAAAGAATCAGCAAAAACGGCAGATGCTCTCATCATTAGTATCGATATGCTCGTTTACGGAGGCCTCCTTCCATCCCGCCTGCATCACCTTTCTGAAGACACGGCCAGCCGCTGGACAGAACGGCTCCGCTCACTGCGTGCCGATTATCCAAAACTGCCGGTTTATGCCTCGAACCTGATCATGCGCACGCCGAAATACAGTTCAAGCGATGAGGAACCCGACTACTATGAACACTGGGGCCGTGAATTGTTTCTTCGTGCCTTTTTAACAGACAAACAGAGTCGGGAAGGGCTCGCGGAAAAGGAAAAGGCTCAGCTTGACGACATCACAGCAAGGCTCCCGCACCTGTACATTCACGATTATGAGAAACGGCGCAGCTTTAATTCGCAAATGAATACGCACATGCTGGAGCTTGTAGCAGAGGGCGTTCTTACGTTCTTAGCGATTCCGCAGGACGATAGTGCGGAATATGGATACACCGCGATCGACCAAAAAGCGGTCTCGGAAAAACGCGAAGCACTCCGTCTTCATAAAAAAGTCCATATGTACCCAGGCGCAGATGAAGTGGGCGCAACGCTCCTCGCGCGGGCATACAACGATCTTAAAAGGCAAAACCCGAAAATCTATCCGATCTGGAGCAGCACGCTTGGCCCCGGGCTTATTCCGATGTATGAAGACCGACCCTTTGCCGAAAGCATGAAAGCGCATATTATGGCGGCAGGCTGTTCGCTTGCTGATTCTGCGGATGATGCCGACTTCATTCTTGCCTATAATACCCCTGGACGAATTATGCAGGAATCTTGGAATCAGAATCAGAAGGATATTACCTATACCAGCTTCCGGAACATGCTGATGTTTTCCGAGCAGATTACTGAATTTGTAGAAGAAGGAAAGAAAGTGATCGTCGCGGATTCCGCCTATGCAAACGGAGGAGACCGGGAGCTAATCACCCTGCTGGATGATGCCCGGGTACTGGACCGTCTGCTTTCCTATAAAGGCTGGAATACAAACTGCAATACTCTCGGTACAACGATCTGCCAGGGGATCCTTGCAGAAGCGGGTCAAGAGAAACTCATTAAAGAAAATCTGATTTATCACTTGCTCGATGATTATTTCTATCAGTCAGAGATTCGAATGGAGATGACGGCAGCCTTTTCTGAGGAGAGCGGTCTTACCTACTTTGATTTAAAAGAAGAAGCGGAACGAATCTGCCTCGATCGGAATGAACGGCTGAGAGAGAGATTCAATGCTCTAATCCTCTCAAGCTTTGAAAATATGGAGCTGGTGGAAATCAAAACCTTCGCCCCTTGGAACCGGATGTTTGAATGCGGAATTGAACTAAAAACAAAAATACGGGAGGAATCGCCATGCTGA
- a CDS encoding N-acetylmannosamine-6-phosphate 2-epimerase has translation MLNKIQSGLVVSCQALEDEPLFGADIMKRMADAAKRGGAAAIRANGAADIQAIKDYVQLPIIGIIKAEYEDSQVYITPTMNEIQQLIETGADLIALDATNRTRPGGIELPEFMEQLKRTYPEQKWMADCSTIEDCKTAEQLGFDCIGTTLYGYTDETAGKKLYDQDFQFLKEVILNVSLPVIAEGNVLTPEMAAKALACGAHAVVVGGAITRPQQITERFVKEMQTY, from the coding sequence ATGCTGAACAAAATTCAATCTGGGCTGGTTGTTTCATGCCAGGCGCTTGAAGACGAGCCTCTGTTTGGAGCCGATATAATGAAAAGGATGGCGGATGCCGCTAAAAGAGGGGGCGCAGCAGCTATACGTGCAAATGGAGCCGCGGACATCCAGGCAATAAAGGACTACGTGCAGCTGCCCATCATCGGCATCATCAAAGCTGAATACGAGGATTCGCAAGTATACATAACGCCAACCATGAACGAAATCCAACAGCTTATTGAGACCGGTGCTGATTTAATTGCCCTTGACGCTACGAACCGAACACGCCCCGGAGGAATTGAGCTTCCTGAGTTTATGGAACAGCTGAAACGCACCTATCCCGAGCAAAAATGGATGGCCGACTGCTCGACCATTGAGGACTGCAAAACGGCGGAGCAGCTAGGCTTCGATTGCATAGGGACGACTCTTTACGGCTATACAGATGAAACAGCCGGAAAAAAATTGTATGACCAGGACTTTCAATTTTTAAAAGAAGTCATTCTAAATGTGAGCCTCCCCGTCATTGCAGAAGGAAACGTCCTGACACCGGAGATGGCTGCAAAAGCATTAGCCTGTGGAGCCCATGCTGTAGTGGTAGGCGGAGCAATTACGAGGCCCCAGCAAATCACGGAACGATTTGTGAAGGAAATGCAGACTTATTAG
- a CDS encoding HAD family hydrolase, whose translation MKAIIFDFDGTLANTLPICFEAFQDVFRKYDQRDVTSEDIVAMFGPSEPDIIRKNLLHENKEEAIEHFYFVYKENHHQLVKPNEEISDLLQMVKDRGMKLAIVTGKARRSLDLSLEELKMNVSFDVIITGDDVEKPKPDPEGILKVLSQLGIDHTEAMFIGDSDADIGAGLGAGVLTVGVQWLPEFQTAEFSRKPDAMYTSIGEFKKTLIAMEVR comes from the coding sequence ATGAAAGCCATAATTTTTGATTTTGACGGCACGCTTGCAAACACGCTGCCCATTTGCTTTGAAGCCTTTCAGGATGTATTCAGGAAATATGACCAAAGAGACGTGACCTCAGAGGACATTGTTGCGATGTTTGGACCTTCAGAGCCGGATATCATCCGCAAAAATCTTTTGCATGAAAACAAAGAGGAAGCAATCGAACACTTTTATTTCGTATACAAGGAAAACCATCATCAGCTTGTAAAGCCGAATGAGGAAATCAGTGACCTGCTGCAAATGGTAAAGGACCGCGGCATGAAACTCGCCATTGTAACAGGAAAAGCGAGAAGAAGTCTGGATCTATCTCTTGAGGAACTTAAGATGAACGTTTCATTTGATGTCATCATTACGGGAGACGATGTGGAAAAGCCAAAACCTGATCCGGAAGGCATTCTTAAAGTCCTTTCGCAATTAGGCATAGACCACACTGAAGCAATGTTTATAGGAGACAGCGACGCCGATATTGGAGCTGGACTTGGAGCGGGAGTGCTGACAGTCGGGGTTCAGTGGCTGCCGGAATTTCAGACGGCTGAATTCAGCCGTAAACCCGATGCAATGTATACAAGCATAGGGGAATTTAAAAAGACACTAATAGCCATGGAAGTTAGATAA
- a CDS encoding GNAT family N-acetyltransferase, with protein MRDGTLGEARPSDEKASKLVQSLLDKGCTYLVAGDGDSFHGWVLIGKGKDSLTDKTFGFVYELYVLEPFRKNGLGRKLMEEAMNQFKSEGYEEVRLSVYAGNHAVLIYEEMGFAPRTLTMNCKI; from the coding sequence ATGCGTGACGGTACCCTTGGCGAAGCCCGCCCGTCAGATGAAAAAGCGAGTAAGCTTGTTCAATCACTCTTGGATAAAGGGTGCACGTATCTCGTTGCTGGGGATGGAGACTCCTTTCACGGATGGGTGCTGATTGGAAAAGGGAAGGATTCGCTGACAGATAAAACATTTGGATTTGTCTATGAACTGTATGTACTTGAACCTTTCAGGAAAAATGGGCTTGGCAGGAAACTGATGGAAGAAGCTATGAACCAGTTTAAGTCGGAAGGTTATGAAGAAGTTCGTTTAAGCGTTTATGCAGGGAATCACGCGGTACTAATTTATGAAGAAATGGGATTTGCTCCGCGGACTTTAACAATGAACTGTAAAATATAA
- a CDS encoding helix-turn-helix domain-containing protein, with protein MNQTSKAKLLLHPVRMKIAQALINGRELSAQQLSERMDEVPPATLYRHINRLLEADIIEVVQENPIRGTVEKIYALKKIGDATPEDLEKITKEEHLDLFAAFTNQLAGMYEDYLNQEAFSVIKDGVGYGVASVHLTDEEFMELMGKMSGLLMEAMEKQPSPERRTRHISTIMIPDPKK; from the coding sequence ATGAATCAAACATCAAAAGCGAAGCTCCTCCTGCACCCGGTCAGGATGAAAATTGCCCAGGCTTTAATCAATGGGAGAGAGCTCAGTGCCCAGCAGCTTTCGGAACGGATGGACGAAGTTCCTCCGGCCACCCTGTACCGGCATATCAACAGGCTGCTGGAAGCTGACATTATTGAAGTCGTTCAGGAAAATCCGATCCGCGGAACAGTGGAAAAAATCTATGCGCTAAAGAAAATCGGGGATGCGACACCGGAAGACCTTGAAAAGATTACAAAGGAAGAGCACCTGGACTTGTTCGCTGCATTTACGAATCAGCTTGCGGGCATGTATGAAGACTATTTAAACCAGGAAGCCTTTAGTGTGATAAAAGATGGGGTCGGATACGGGGTGGCGAGCGTCCATTTAACGGATGAAGAGTTCATGGAACTGATGGGGAAAATGTCGGGCCTGCTCATGGAAGCGATGGAGAAGCAGCCGTCACCTGAACGGAGAACAAGGCATATTTCAACCATCATGATTCCGGATCCGAAAAAATAA
- a CDS encoding ABC transporter ATP-binding protein, whose translation MSTIIEVSGAAKSFGKDIVLDGVDFTVKKGEILGLLGPNGAGKTTLIRILNGVITPDTGTIRVAGFDPAAEGDDIRKISGIVTENAGLYHEMSGLDNLKFFADLYKVQDKSEIGRLLKLFDMEEYQHRLAGTYSTGMKKRLALAKALLHKPEILFLDEPTNGLDPNGINLVLSYLKKYNEETGTTIIICSHVLHQLETICDSFAFMENHTIAEQGSLSQLTNKYITELSVVIETDWPGRNGMDIVKEGFLRCRVKSKKEISNLLKEILQTHFVYSVSIENISIETIYFKIREAHHGQNRHHSDL comes from the coding sequence TTGTCCACTATTATTGAAGTTTCAGGAGCTGCGAAGTCGTTCGGCAAAGACATCGTGTTGGACGGAGTGGATTTCACTGTGAAAAAGGGAGAAATTCTTGGTCTGCTTGGACCGAACGGGGCAGGGAAGACGACACTGATCCGAATCCTGAACGGGGTCATCACTCCGGATACAGGAACAATCCGGGTTGCTGGTTTCGACCCTGCAGCAGAAGGCGATGACATCAGGAAAATTTCCGGTATTGTAACGGAAAACGCCGGTCTGTATCACGAGATGAGCGGACTGGATAATTTGAAGTTTTTCGCAGACCTTTATAAGGTACAGGACAAGAGCGAAATCGGCCGTCTGCTGAAGTTGTTTGATATGGAGGAGTATCAGCATAGACTGGCTGGAACGTACAGTACGGGGATGAAGAAGAGACTGGCCCTTGCGAAGGCGCTCCTCCATAAGCCGGAAATTTTATTCCTGGATGAACCAACGAACGGCCTCGATCCGAACGGAATCAATCTCGTTCTCTCCTACTTGAAAAAATACAACGAAGAAACAGGAACAACGATTATCATCTGCTCCCACGTATTGCACCAGCTGGAAACCATCTGCGATTCCTTTGCCTTTATGGAAAATCATACGATTGCAGAACAAGGCTCCTTATCCCAGCTTACCAATAAATATATAACGGAGCTCTCGGTTGTGATCGAGACGGATTGGCCGGGAAGGAACGGTATGGACATCGTTAAAGAAGGGTTTCTCCGCTGCCGGGTAAAATCCAAAAAGGAAATTTCTAATCTTCTAAAGGAAATCCTGCAAACCCATTTTGTCTATTCGGTCAGCATCGAAAACATCTCCATTGAAACGATCTACTTCAAAATAAGGGAGGCCCATCATGGACAAAACCGTCATCACAGCGATCTTTAA